The genome window AGAAAAGAgccaggggggggggggccttGCAGCACATGGCATGCATAACCACACTTGTTATTTGTTCAGACAGTGAGGTTCAGTCCTTGTTTATCCAGGTTGTCCTTTTCTCTAAGCCTCAGTGCCTATAAAGCTGAGGGGAATACAAATGCTGTAAGAACTAGGTAGCTACTCCCTGTGCTACTTACCTATTACATAgaaaacaggtaataataaacaaattagTCCCAGCAACTAACACAAGtctttattttacacagtggtCTCTCCATGTTTGCCATTTGTCAGCCTTGTGTAAAACTTGTGCCAGGAGTGTAAAGTCTTTCCAGACCAAATCCAGAAACCAGAAGTGATGCCCACTATCAGTGTCATCAGGTACTTGATCATGTAGACAGTGAAGTCTGGGGTCATGCGGGGTCCAGTCTGCATAGGGCAAGGGATGGCTAGGCTCCTGCAGTTATGGCTGACCCAGCTGCGCTCCCAGTGGGGACGGAAGGCCTGCTCATAGAAGAAGCAGGCAATAACAATGGTGGCGGGGACAGTGTAGAGCACGCTGAATACCCCGATCCTCACCATCAGCCGCTCCAGCTTCTCTGTCTTGGTGCCATCGTGTTTCATGATAGTGCGGATTCTGAACAGCGACACAAAGCCGGCCAGCAAGAAGGAAGTGCCGATGAACAGATAAATGAAAAGAGGGGCCAACACAAAGCCCCGTAGAGGGTCCAGGTTGCTAAGACTGACAAAGCAGACACCACTGAGCATATCGCCTTCAAGCTGCCCAATGGCCAGGATGCTGATAGTCTTGACGGCTGGCACGGCCCAGGCCGCCAGGTGGAAGTACTGGGAGTTGGCCTCAATGGCTTCGTGGCCCCATTTCATCCCTGCTGCCAGGAACCAGGTAAGGGCCAGGATGACCCACCAGATGGAGCTGGCCATGCTGAAGAAGTAGAGCATCATGAAGAGGATGGTGCAGCCCTCCTTCTTGGTGCCTTGGACGATGGTTTTATAGCCATCAGGGCTAAAGCTTTCATTGCACACTACCCTGTCCCCGAGGAAGTAGCCAGCTATGTATGCTATGGAGACCATAGTGTAGCAGCCCGACAGGAAGATGATAGGTCGTTCAGGGTATCTGAAGCGCTGCATATCAACTAAATAGGTGGTTACAGTGAATAAGGTGGATGCACAGCAAAGTACAGACCAGACCAGAATCCATATGCGGGAGAAATGGATCTCTTTGTCAGTGAAAAACATGTACCCACCGCCCCTTGATGGCTCACAGGGAGCTGCACAATCCTTCTCTTCTAAAAACCTATAATTCAGATATGGGGGGACCTTGAGAACAGATGGGCAGCGGAAATGTGTGGAGACCAACGGGGGGTCCTGGGTCCCCGGGACAGGCATGTGGTTGGGTGGGACGGTGACGGCCGAGGAGTCGTTCTGGCCCACGCAGATCTGTCCGTCTCCCAGCACGGGGAAGTTTTCACAGCGGAGTCGGTCCGGCCACTGAAAGCCAAATTTGTTCATGAGCGCCTCGCAGCCCTGCTTGGCTCTCTCGCAGATCGACCTGCAGGGAGGAATGGCCTTCTCCAGCACCGTGCACACAGGCGCATACATGGAGCACAGGAAGAATTTCAACTCCGGCGAGCACTGTACCTTCACTAGTGGGTAAAACTGGTGCACCTCGAGCCCTGCGTCCTCCTGGTTGTAGTGGCCCACTAAATTGGGCATGATGGTCTGGTTATAGGCTATGTCCGTGCACAGAGGTATTGAAATGGGCTGACAAAATCCATGCTCCGGGACGACTATTCCGTTGTCTCCTTGATACTGGGCTGATatcagcagaggcagcagcagcgcaACAGACCAGGTTTTCTTCCCAGTCATTGTCCCAAgttcaaaacaacaactttattcCGATTAACGTGCTGTAAAACTGTTTCTTATATATCTTCAGCTCTGCAAAAACAGTTCTTCTGCGAGATTCACTTACTCAAAGGGGCATTGTGTGATTCTTGAACGCTCCTCTCTTTGGTCTCCGCTTTGAAAACTGCAGcctgacttttcttttccacaaacTCCGATTTCCTCAGCAAGGTCAAGAAAGACACAGTGGAGCTTCCGGTGAGagctttcaaattaaaaccCTAATTGTTACCATTAGGAccattattcacacacacacacacacacacacacatacataggCAACATATACACAATAAAGTTTGACATTTCTATGGAAGCATGGTATGGCATGTTCAATGTAGGTTTTCTGACCTATCACTGAACCCCCTACAGCTGTGCTATCATAGTTGGTCCCCAAATTATAAGCATAATTATTATCTAGCCCGAACCAATTCAACctttacattcacattacatACTTTTAAGTTGCATTTAAATCCTACCCTCATTCATAGCATAGTAAGAATTCATTGGCAGCTTGCCGCAACTTCATTTCTACACTGTATGTATTGAGATAAGCTGTCATGGATGCACTGCCCCCTCCAGAGTCCAGCTGTTATCCCAATTTATCTAGCTTCACTTGTCCAGATAGTAGTTACTAGTTAGTCTGAAATTTATGAACTTCTGATATAGTGTAGGCtaatatttaaatcattattaaaTCCTATCATCCACTGACCTGTTATTTACTTTGCATTTGTGTGGCTGACTCACTGGCTTTCATTTGAGACAAAGAGTCATCAGCAACAGTAACACAGTATGCACAGGAAACTTTTATATAACCACCATTCATCAAGTCAGTGTAGTCCAGTCAAAAAATAAACCAATCAATAAATAAAGGCAACAGCATTATTCACTGTAATAAAAGTTAATTCAATTTTGTGTACGCAAAAatatatgcttttattttgaagacaaCGTGGCTTGTATGTCGGTCGTATTTGTGCTAACTTGACTTCACAGCTGGATTGCGTGTCCCAACCAGACTTTCAAGTTCCCCTCTATACTAATATATCCATGAAAGGAGGTGGAGAGGGTAGACTTTCTCACCTAGTTTAGTTTGATCTCCATGTTATGTTTTGAAGTCCTATTGGTAATAATCTAATGTAAGGTTACTTATATCTTTGAAATAGCATTAATAATACCAGTGTGCCATTActtaacattaacaacaacagaCCTTGCAACAGGTCTGTTGTTGTTAATGAAATCCTTCTGCATACTGACAAATCGTAAGGAGTAGGCTAAAACTGCAGTTAgaaataatatcaaataattTGCAATGTTTACCATAGTTCTTACTCATCTTATGAGCAAATATGTTAGTAGTATGTACTAGTAAAAGGTAACGTGTTTCATAATTTGTAAAAAGTCATTAGCAAAATGTTAATGGACTTAATGATTAATAGAGTTCTTCAATAATCCATAAAGTCTAGTTATGAATGGTCATAAACAGTTCTCAAAAGGATTATGATCCAGACTGCTAGACCCTTTCCAAAAAGTGAATTGTCAAACAGTCTATTGggaaaaatctatttaaatacatttaataaatatcttAAACGAAACAACTGGTTGTACTGGTTGTGCAATAAAGAATAGTCTAATGATTTATTTGTTAGTGATAGAGCTATTAATTACATCTCATAAACACTGGGAGACTATTGTCTAATGAGTACTTTCTCAAAGACAGCATCTTTCTTCCACTGGGCCAAAGTGTGTAATGCCAGACGTGCTGCAGAGAACCGGGGAGCCTTGTCCTGGGTtgtagaaacagcagaacagaTTACAGAGGGGGAACTTCCAAACCTGCAGAAACTCTGCCAACTACAGTAACGGTTCGGCAGCATCAGCAAAAACTCAACCCAGCCAGGATGCAGACTGTTCATCCCTCTCCCATCTGGAAAGAGGTATCGGACAATCAAGAGCCACACAAACAACCAGAAGCCCACCTTCCTCTGCAGCACTTCtacttcatactgtacatcaccAAGATGTACTTAGTAAAGTctttatatacatgtacatatgtatgtatataatcGTTGTAGCTAATATGATAAAGTATGATATGATTAATATGTTATTATAAATTAAGATATGTCATCTATGCCAAATGGATGAACTCCAGGTGGAAGTACCACCGGCGCCATTACTCCCTCACCCAGGCCTCAGAAACGGGGGCGGGTGTCACTGCGTGTTGCTATGCGCCCGGTTCACCTTCTCGACGTTAATTGGACCAGAAAAAAAGAATCTTCGGGCTCAGCCAATGTGCGTTCAGGTCGCGTGGGCCACATCGAACTTTGGTGGGGCACGCGAGCACTTAGGGTCAGTGTAGTGACTGTTGGACTGAAAAAGTTCCCCTTAATTTACCTAACGCAGGTAGGCAAACGCTGTTTTTAGCAGGTAAATTCCACCCCGataattgtgtgtgttgtgtttgaacAAAGGGAGACAAATTTCACTGGCAGggaaaacgttttttttttttttacatgagaGACAATCCGGCCTAAATTAACAGTTAGCCAACACAGCATCGACAAGTCGCTAGCTTAATTCACTCAAGTCAACGGATAGTTAGCTAACTCAGCTAGCAAGTGTGAGTTAGCTGGTTTATTGTTTTCTGAAACAGCGGATAGCTATTGACTCCATATGTGAACTTAAagatatatttgtattataaggATATATTAAGTTAACTATTAACGAGtacctttttattttaccagaCCAGTAATGGAATAAATAGTCCTTCAAGTTCATGGGAGTTCAGAATGGCATTTGAGGGGCATCAGAGCGCATTTGCAAATTCACTCTTTTCCACATACCAGCGTCAGGTAAGTAAACTTTTTGggtcatttttttaaagcttgGAATATTTGCATCAACTATCTGTATTAGAATGGGGCATATATGTTTTGTAATGGTAAAGGAGAAGCaacaattttaaattgaaagcTGAAATGCTGACCTTGAAACCTGAAAAAATAAGAtggctgtaaataaaaataaatacatgaaaagattcaagattcaattcaaacattagtttgtttttatgtatttaaatacatagttgatttactttttgctttttgttgcagTTTAATCCATTCTCTTCAGAtacatatctttttttttttgtttgagaCGTTTGGCACGCTTCTGACTGGATGGGATGAATAATGATAATTGTGCTGGCTTGAGGTAGTACAGATTAAGGTCATGTTGCCTTCAGTAAATGTAGGAACTTTATCAACAGAATTTATAACACAACATATTGACAAGTTGACACCTATCACAGCTCAAGACCAATTGGCTCATGGTACAGCTTAAAGCTCAATATTcttacattcacacatgcatgtgAACACAGCTCTAGTTGTGTACACAGTGTTGGAGTGCTGAAATGTCTGATCCATCAGGACATATGGTGTACAGGTGAGAAATGTTGCTGGTAATCAACTTTTCTAAATGCTATAAATCTTGGTAACCTCTGTGACATACTAAAATATGAATAAGGTGCTTTGCagttctgttgttcttttactttctttaccttaaacagcattttactgGCTAGTACTTGTTAGCTAATGTTAACCCCAAGCTAAAATCCTTGCATTAGCAAGTTTCCAATTTagtaaacatttagaaaataatagGGTTATTAGCCAGTAAAACAGTGGTCAAGTTAAATCAAGAAAGGACAACAAGGATCCTTATTCATATTTGTATATGTTACAGAAGTTACCAAGCTTTATGAAAAAGCGTGAAAATAACTTAAAGCTAAGTTAATTACTGAGTTAATTATCAGCTAACATTTCTTACCTGCACACTGGTTGTACAGTGTACAAACTAATACTGTGTTCACAGGTGTGTACAGGTGTGTGGAGAAGTGTGACATGGAACCGTTAGGGCTGGACCCAAATATCCAGCTAGTCTTTCATAAGATAGGTATTCGGTTTTCAATTTTGATATATGGATTTTTTGTACTAAAGGTAAGATGTCTGTGATAATTTGAACTGTAATTGCTCTATTAAAATACACAGACTATAACTCAGCTTGGGACCCTGACATCTCTCTCACTCACCGCAGTGAAcgtaaaaacactttaaaccaTGACGACAACAGCTGAGTGCCAACTATGCCATTTGAAATTGGTCTACCACTGTGGCACAATGGTAATGGAAACTGAGCAGTCTTTGACAGACACACTAAAAGTCCACTCTGGCCCACTTGCTTGGTGGAAGCAATACAGCAACCACTATCCTAAACATTGCCTTTGTGTACTGGTGTTATCCAGCCTCTTAAACCACATGTGAGCGCATTTTTTCAAAGGCTGCTACAAGGAACAAGGTGAAAAGTTTGCTTCTACCAGAGAATGTGGACAAACTAATCTTCCTCGCACACATCATGAAGAGTGTAGAGGGTAAGCTTAAGGCTTAGTGAGCTTGCAGTGTGATTATTagttcatgttttaaaatatcttgTTTCGTTTTACAAACTATTACCGCTCATCATAATTTGCAGTACCTCAGGAGAGCATGCTCATCCCTGTTAATCCTACCTTCTGTGCCAGAGGAATGCCAATTCTGAAAGTAAAAAAGATccaactttaaataaaaacagtgcaaGAATAAACAAGATCTATAGCTAAAAACAAGATATGAAACtacacaaaatatgtaaaactaacatttaacaTCTGCAACAGTAAAACATATAATCTGaatctaaaaaaatatatatatatttatagtatgGTTATGTTACTgtataaagtaattaaaatttTTTACCACAAAAAGTCTTGTAATTAGCCTCAATTttagaaggaagaaaaatgaaaattgtgatgaattaaccttttttttctctctttcaggtCGGTCTAAATGTAGGTGGTGGAAGTGATGGAAGCGTCGCATTGCCCCTCCTTTCTATTCCCAGTGGCTCACTGCAGGACACAGCATCCTACATGCCCTGGTCCCACAATGCTCATGACGATCCCTATGAACTCAGTTGTGCCCAGAGCAGCATTAAAAACAGGTATTCAGTATTAAATATGTTCAGGGTAactgtgattattaatattatttatatttttagtgtTGTTCAGTAGTACTAGGCATTAATTCTTACTTTATTCAATACATCAGAGTTAGTTAAATAGTAGTTACCTATtgcagatgaaaaatgaaaatgttgtcaACCACACTgttcaatgaaaaacaaattttgttcttgttctttgttCAATTCTGgtgacatttttacttttctttgaaGGAAACCCACTGATAATACAGATTTTGAAGTGGAGAGTGATCTACAGGGTCTAGTGTCAAATATTTTAGATGAAGCAGATTCACAGGACAGTTACTACAGTGAAGGGTATGTCAAAGTTTAATGTTTCAACATTAGGGTTTGTATGTGCCTTATTCCTGGCTGGGATAAACCaccagaaatacatttattacatacagcatgttgtatgttttataaacacaaactttaaaggatgtaattttttttcttttaggagATTACCTAAATGTAATTCCATCTGGTCTCCAAAGACATTGAAAGAAGAATTGCTCCAGTACTTTCAATCAGATGCAAAAGTACAACATAACCCTAACTTTCCACGAAACTATGTATCTGGTGACCCTTTCAGCAAAACACAGGGACAGTCGGTGGTCAGAGACGTTGAGGAGTTTTGTCAACATTCCAATGGCCTGGCTGCCAATCAACAGTGGCTTTTTAATTTGCCTAACGGAGACAGGGACAGCTATACCCTCCAGCCTCAAAAACTGCCGCCAGGTCTATCAGTGCCCCACATGGGAAACACATACCTGTCACAGACACACCAGACCAAATATGACAATATGTCAGCTGACAGAGGAAATACTCAGCATATGAATGACTTCTTTGACCTCAGTGAAGTATTTAGACCACAAAGTGAAATGAATAGCTCCTTTGATCCTTACTATGAAGACCGCTACACTCAGAGCAGCACAATGCCAAATAGTACTGAGCAGTATGTACCAAAAGCCATTAACCAGCTAGTCAGCAGTTTTCAATCATTCATGGCTGGTGAACGTGATAACTTTTGTCATGAAGACTTTACAAATGGTCACAAGCAGATGCTGGGCATTCACAATGAAGACAGCACAAGTCCTCCAATGTCAACACAAAGTACTCCTGCAGTACAGACCCCGAAACAACTGGTGGGAGAGTTTGGGATAGTGCAGACGGAAAGAAATGGGGGactgaggaaacaacatttaaacatgatgCATTTCAAGATCTACCTGGTTTCAGTCCACAGAACACAGAGTACTTCCAGCAACCAAAGCTATACTCTGGATCTCTAAACCACCCAAACCAATACCAAAACAATATAACCATGCACAGAGAGAACACTCCCATGAACATAAGTCAGTATTCAAAGCATCACATCCAGCAGGGCCAGATACAGAGCAAGATCAAGTCACAGCTGCAGAAAGATAAGACGGTGATGCATATGCCTGTTTTTTTGGGAGATGGCCTCATGGCAAGACCCCTAACCAACAATTACACAAGAGAGGGTGAGAAAAAACAGGCTCTCACACAAAACCCATACTTTGACCTTCAGGGGAGCATGCAGTCTCAGAAACTtgacagaggaaaacacattGTCAGTGTAGGGAATTCACAGCAATTCATGCCTTTCATGTGTACTGGAAATGACCCCAGCAGGCCCTCCAGCAATCCTATTAACTCTAACTTCAGCTCTAGAGGCACACTGCCCTATGGGAGCGGTGTTCCTGGCATGGATGTGGTTGACATGGTGTCAGCCAACGATTCTACAGTTTTCAACTCCTATGTTGGTGACATGATGACCCACAGAGGAGATACCACTTATCAGGGCATGGCCTCGGCTGTCACAATTCCAATGGTGATGAATCAAGGAGGACCTGTGATCCAGCTTTACTTCTTCCTGGATGAGTGTTATGAGCAGTGGAGGTGTttagagaaggagagaaagagggtaTGCTTTCAAAATCTGATGTATCTATTTAGAGGATATCTTATAGAATTggtgtaacatgttttttttttttgtaattgaaCAGTGGTTTCTACTGTATTTAgagtttgttgattttttttattgatgtttaaacatctttttcacaaaaacaaatacacaaagtgaatattattaacattttataatatactgtatgttataatATTTATGTCTAAATGAGCACTATAAatgtatctttatttttatttactattttttacccattaaaaaaatatgtaatcAGGAGAAAAACACCAGTTTTGTTGTAGTAATGTATGCTaggttttcatgttttcacttattttctACTTTAGACTGAGGTCATCCTCACCAAGACATTTGCTGGGAAACGGACTACAGCAGTGACCAACACTACCCAACCCAAAACACCACCAAATCCCACAAGAGTCGACCACCTCATTGTTAGACAGCTGAGAGAACAAGCAAAGGTGAGACCCGTGAATAAGCACTATGCTGCCATCTAAGGATAAAAATTGTCACAGCAGCCTTGTTCCTTTCTGAAGGTGACAGGTGCAACTTTATTTTCAATTTATCAAC of Anabas testudineus chromosome 8, fAnaTes1.2, whole genome shotgun sequence contains these proteins:
- the moto gene encoding LOW QUALITY PROTEIN: meiosis-specific coiled-coil domain-containing protein MEIOC (The sequence of the model RefSeq protein was modified relative to this genomic sequence to represent the inferred CDS: inserted 1 base in 1 codon); this encodes MAFEGHQSAFANSLFSTYQRQVGLNVGGGSDGSVALPLLSIPSGSLQDTASYMPWSHNAHDDPYELSCAQSSIKNRKPTDNTDFEVESDLQGLVSNILDEADSQDSYYSEGRLPKCNSIWSPKTLKEELLQYFQSDAKVQHNPNFPRNYVSGDPFSKTQGQSVVRDVEEFCQHSNGLAANQQWLFNLPNGDRDSYTLQPQKLPPGLSVPHMGNTYLSQTHQTKYDNMSADRGNTQHMNDFFDLSEVFRPQSEMNSSFDPYYEDRYTQSSTMPNSTEQYVPKAINQLVSSFQSFMAGERDNFCHEDFTNGHKQMLGIHNEDSTSPPMSTQSTPAVQTPKQLVGEFGIVQTERNGGLRKQXFKHDAFQDLPGFSPQNTEYFQQPKLYSGSLNHPNQYQNNITMHRENTPMNISQYSKHHIQQGQIQSKIKSQLQKDKTVMHMPVFLGDGLMARPLTNNYTREGEKKQALTQNPYFDLQGSMQSQKLDRGKHIVSVGNSQQFMPFMCTGNDPSRPSSNPINSNFSSRGTLPYGSGVPGMDVVDMVSANDSTVFNSYVGDMMTHRGDTTYQGMASAVTIPMVMNQGGPVIQLYFFLDECYEQWRCLEKERKRTEVILTKTFAGKRTTAVTNTTQPKTPPNPTRVDHLIVRQLREQAKVASLLDRMECLCNSPLHMNIHTALNRHHMAICITQSRRKEEIANMSKQQEQRAHFSEDRDTLLLVLALKDLAATTRKVRTALWCALQNTLPKPVKRQVHHVEEATCSERCSSPFEGYSFKL
- the fzd2 gene encoding frizzled-2, translating into MTGKKTWSVALLLPLLISAQYQGDNGIVVPEHGFCQPISIPLCTDIAYNQTIMPNLVGHYNQEDAGLEVHQFYPLVKVQCSPELKFFLCSMYAPVCTVLEKAIPPCRSICERAKQGCEALMNKFGFQWPDRLRCENFPVLGDGQICVGQNDSSAVTVPPNHMPVPGTQDPPLVSTHFRCPSVLKVPPYLNYRFLEEKDCAAPCEPSRGGGYMFFTDKEIHFSRIWILVWSVLCCASTLFTVTTYLVDMQRFRYPERPIIFLSGCYTMVSIAYIAGYFLGDRVVCNESFSPDGYKTIVQGTKKEGCTILFMMLYFFSMASSIWWVILALTWFLAAGMKWGHEAIEANSQYFHLAAWAVPAVKTISILAIGQLEGDMLSGVCFVSLSNLDPLRGFVLAPLFIYLFIGTSFLLAGFVSLFRIRTIMKHDGTKTEKLERLMVRIGVFSVLYTVPATIVIACFFYEQAFRPHWERSWVSHNCRSLAIPCPMQTGPRMTPDFTVYMIKYLMTLIVGITSGFWIWSGKTLHSWHKFYTRLTNGKHGETTV